The following proteins come from a genomic window of Hypanus sabinus isolate sHypSab1 chromosome 9, sHypSab1.hap1, whole genome shotgun sequence:
- the LOC132400024 gene encoding cytochrome c1, heme protein, mitochondrial, whose protein sequence is MLGVRLATLKMAALRVAAAASGRTLLHTRHKTIHCCRARMSFASLSRGKKIALSTLGVLAAGGGALAITLHRSVYADLELHPPSYPWSHNGFLSALDHASVRRGYQVYKQVCAACHSMEYLAFRNLVGVTHTEDEAKALAEEIEVLDGPDENGEMFTRPGKLSDYFPQPYPNSEAARAANNGALPPDLSYIANARHGSEDYIFTLLTGYCDPPAGITLREGLYYNPYFPGQAIGMAPPIYDEAVEFEDGTPATMSQIAKDVCTFLRWSSEPEHDQRKRMGLKVLMFSALLFPVLYYMKKHRWAVLKSRKIAYKPPQ, encoded by the exons ATGCTGGGCGTGAGGCTAGCCACTCTCAAGATGGCGGCGCTGAGGGTGGCGGCGGCGGCCAGCGGGCGTACTCTCCTCCACACGCGGCACAAGACCATCCATTGCTGCAGG GCCAGGATGTCCTTTGCAAGCTTGTCCCGTGGGAAGAAGATAGCACTGTCCACGTTAGGGGTGCTTGCTGCTGGGGGCGGTGCCCTTGCGATCACCTTGCATCGCTCTGTGTATGCAGACCTGGAGCTCCATCCTCCCAGTTATCCCTGGAGTCACAATGGCTTTTTGTCTGCACTAGACCATGCCAG TGTTCGCCGTGGTTATCAGGTGTACAAGCAGGTGTGCGCGGCCTGTCACAGCATGGAGTACCTGGCCTTCCGGAACCTGGTTGGAGTGACTCACACAGAGGATGAGGCAAAGGCCCTAGCAGAGGAG ATTGAAGTGTTGGATGGACCAGATGAGAACGGAGAAATGTTCACCCGCCCTGGCAAGCTCTCCGATTACTTCCCTCAACCATACCCAAATTCAGAGGCAGCAAGAGCAGCAAATAATGGGGCTCTACCTCCTGATCTCAGTTACATCGCTAATGCCAG ACATGGCAGTGAGGATTACATCTTCACCCTCCTCACTGGATACTGCGACCCTCCTGCTGGCATCACTCTTCGAGAAGGCCTCTACTACAACCCCTACTTTCCTGGCCAGGCAATTGGAATGGCCCCTCCTATTTATGATGAAGCTGTTGAATTTGAGGATG GGACTCCAGCCACGATGAGTCAGATTGCCAAGGATGTGTGCACCTTCCTGCGCTGGAGCTCTGAACCTGAACACGACCAGCGGAAACGCATGGGCTTGAAG GTGCTAATGTTTTCAGCTCTGCTTTTCCCAGTTCTGTACTACATGAAGAAGCACCGATGGGCTGTTTTAAAGAGCCGAAAGATCGCCTACAAACCTCCTCAATAA